One segment of Halococcus salsus DNA contains the following:
- a CDS encoding PIN domain-containing protein, with protein MNCFVDTNVLVAVVTAEDGRAETAVAVLNEHETCTSVLNLMELRSVLSKKKRFERDRIEAIEDRIVDHATISVLDASDVLAANRLQRETYLYPMDALILAAAEAADATLVSFDAELREHGAKSPETVL; from the coding sequence GTGAACTGTTTCGTCGATACGAACGTCCTCGTTGCCGTCGTGACCGCCGAGGACGGGCGTGCCGAGACCGCAGTCGCGGTGCTGAACGAACACGAAACCTGCACGTCCGTCCTGAACCTCATGGAACTCCGAAGCGTCCTCTCGAAGAAGAAACGCTTCGAGCGCGACCGTATCGAGGCGATCGAAGACCGGATCGTCGACCACGCTACGATCTCGGTTCTCGACGCATCCGACGTCCTCGCTGCAAACCGCCTCCAGCGCGAGACGTATCTCTACCCGATGGATGCACTGATACTCGCTGCAGCCGAGGCCGCCGATGCAACGCTCGTCTCGTTCGATGCGGAGCTGCGGGAACACGGGGCGAAATCACCGGAGACGGTACTGTAA
- a CDS encoding alkaline phosphatase family protein, which produces MTDTGRAVVLDVIGLEREHVDAGLAPNIAELVPEPARADLEMPFPAVTLPAQSTLATGRSPKNHGDVANGEYDRDTDSVALWERDREGRNRLWEMASEAGLTTGVFCFQHLIGTSADVALTPSPIEDEDNNILEMNCWTNPDGFYDELEAEYGHFPLHTYWGPGANETSSEWILNAARESVERYDPDLLWVYIPHLDYAGLAHGPSSDELADAIGVVDDLVGGFLDSLRGDDRWDETAVHVASEYGFHDVDTPIYPNRALREAGLLEVQDDGEGGEEVDLEGSNAFAMVDHQVTHVYADEGAVDDAREALSDLDGVEHVLGESGKEEWGVAHPNAGDLVLVAEPSAWFQYYWWHEDEDAPFYARDMDIHAKPGFDPVELFFGDEGLVSLDATKVGGSHGRGDVDGFYGIGGPAADASIPDTVDARAVTPTLADRLGVDVEMDFERDPL; this is translated from the coding sequence ATGACCGACACGGGTCGAGCGGTGGTGCTCGACGTGATCGGGCTCGAACGCGAGCACGTCGACGCGGGGCTCGCACCGAACATCGCCGAGCTGGTTCCCGAGCCCGCGCGTGCGGACCTCGAGATGCCCTTCCCGGCGGTGACCCTGCCAGCCCAGTCGACCCTCGCCACCGGCCGATCTCCGAAAAATCACGGCGACGTCGCGAACGGCGAGTACGACCGCGACACCGACTCGGTGGCGCTCTGGGAACGCGACCGCGAGGGTCGGAACCGGCTCTGGGAGATGGCGAGCGAAGCCGGACTCACCACGGGCGTGTTCTGCTTCCAGCACCTCATCGGGACGAGTGCCGACGTGGCGCTCACGCCGTCGCCGATCGAGGACGAGGACAACAACATCCTCGAGATGAACTGCTGGACGAACCCTGACGGCTTCTACGACGAACTCGAAGCCGAGTACGGCCACTTCCCCCTTCACACCTACTGGGGACCCGGTGCGAACGAGACCTCCTCCGAGTGGATCCTGAACGCCGCCCGTGAGTCGGTCGAACGCTACGACCCCGACCTGCTCTGGGTCTACATCCCCCACCTCGACTACGCCGGCCTCGCCCACGGCCCGAGCAGCGACGAACTGGCGGACGCCATCGGGGTGGTCGACGACCTCGTGGGAGGGTTCCTCGACTCGCTCCGTGGCGACGACCGCTGGGACGAGACCGCGGTCCACGTCGCGAGCGAGTACGGCTTCCACGACGTCGACACCCCGATCTATCCGAACCGTGCGCTCCGCGAGGCAGGGCTTCTAGAAGTCCAAGACGACGGCGAGGGCGGCGAGGAAGTCGACTTGGAGGGATCGAACGCGTTCGCGATGGTCGATCACCAGGTCACACACGTCTACGCCGACGAGGGCGCGGTCGACGACGCCCGTGAGGCCCTCTCGGACCTGGATGGCGTCGAGCACGTGCTCGGCGAGAGTGGTAAAGAGGAGTGGGGCGTCGCCCATCCCAACGCGGGGGATCTCGTGCTCGTCGCCGAACCCTCGGCGTGGTTCCAGTACTACTGGTGGCACGAGGACGAGGACGCGCCGTTCTACGCCCGCGACATGGACATCCACGCGAAACCGGGCTTCGATCCCGTCGAACTCTTCTTCGGCGACGAGGGACTGGTCTCGCTCGACGCCACGAAGGTCGGCGGGTCACACGGCCGCGGGGACGTCGACGGATTCTACGGGATCGGTGGTCCGGCGGCCGACGCGTCGATCCCGGACACCGTCGACGCGCGGGCCGTCACGCCCACGCTTGCCGACCGTCTCGGGGTCGACGTCGAGATGGACTTCGAGCGCGACCCGCTCTGA
- a CDS encoding SOS response-associated peptidase codes for MCGRYTLFTPPEDLEDRFGARFERSPEPRYNAAPGQHLPVVTNDAPEAIQEFRWGLVPSWADDESIGNRLINARAETIDEKRSFRGAYKSRRCLVLADGFYEWTETDDGKRPYRVRLEDDAPFAMAGLYERWQPPQKQTGLAEFGGDDEPSRETDTVETFTIVTTEPNEVVSDLHHRMAVVLDPADEERWLAEGGTDVLHPYEGAMDAYPVSTAVNNPANDSPALVDPAPA; via the coding sequence ATGTGCGGACGCTACACCCTCTTCACGCCGCCCGAGGACCTCGAAGACCGCTTCGGCGCGCGATTCGAGCGCTCGCCCGAGCCCCGATACAACGCCGCACCCGGCCAGCACCTGCCCGTGGTCACGAACGACGCGCCCGAGGCCATCCAGGAGTTCCGCTGGGGGCTCGTGCCGAGCTGGGCCGACGACGAGTCGATCGGGAATCGCCTCATCAACGCCCGGGCCGAGACGATCGACGAGAAACGGAGTTTTCGTGGTGCCTACAAGTCCCGGCGATGTCTCGTGCTCGCCGACGGCTTCTACGAGTGGACGGAAACCGACGACGGCAAACGGCCCTACCGCGTGCGGCTCGAGGACGACGCCCCGTTCGCGATGGCGGGCCTCTACGAGCGCTGGCAGCCCCCGCAGAAACAGACCGGGCTCGCGGAGTTCGGCGGTGACGACGAGCCGAGCCGCGAGACCGACACCGTCGAGACGTTCACCATCGTCACCACCGAGCCGAACGAGGTCGTGAGCGACCTTCATCACCGGATGGCGGTCGTGCTCGACCCGGCGGACGAGGAGCGGTGGCTCGCGGAGGGCGGCACCGACGTGCTCCACCCCTACGAGGGCGCGATGGACGCCTACCCCGTCTCGACGGCGGTCAACAACCCCGCGAACGATTCGCCCGCCCTCGTCGACCCCGCACCGGCCTGA
- a CDS encoding TIGR00300 family protein has protein sequence MTVSREVELSGHIIDSGMMQSCFVAIMDLGGSFEVEEFRVGRTEVESSYARLTVLADTEEDLRSIVHELHQNGANPSHPVDASLDPAPDDQVVPPDFYSTTNHPTDIRHEGEWVTVERIEMDCAVVVENESRSDSTASGERSEPRAADDSDGVRAYTKVLNAIEEGDRVVTGETGIRVRPPERPRGREGAFGFMQGGVSSERPSKSTISKVADAIAETKREGGSVLAVCGPALIHSGAREALARLVREGYVDMLSAGNGFAVHDLERDVYGTSLGMDTETLDHPRKGHKHHIYTISQVIRAGSIGDAVEQGLVESGVMYECVTNDRPFVLAGSIRDDGPLPDTMTDAVEAQNAIREQAHEADMVLMLSTLLHSVAVGNCLPSSTRVICVDINPATVTQLLDRGSAQAVGMVTDVGTFVPILAEQLLDE, from the coding sequence ATGACTGTCTCACGCGAGGTCGAGCTCTCGGGGCACATCATCGACTCGGGGATGATGCAGTCCTGTTTCGTCGCGATCATGGATCTCGGTGGATCCTTCGAGGTCGAGGAGTTCCGTGTGGGCCGCACCGAAGTCGAGTCGTCCTACGCCCGGCTGACGGTGCTCGCCGACACGGAGGAGGACCTCCGGTCGATCGTCCACGAACTCCACCAGAACGGCGCGAACCCCTCCCATCCCGTCGACGCGAGCCTCGACCCCGCGCCCGACGACCAGGTCGTCCCCCCCGACTTCTACTCCACCACCAACCACCCGACCGACATCCGCCACGAGGGCGAGTGGGTCACGGTCGAGCGCATCGAGATGGACTGTGCGGTGGTGGTGGAGAACGAGTCGCGGAGCGACTCGACGGCGAGCGGGGAGCGAAGCGAGCCGCGAGCGGCGGACGATTCGGACGGCGTTCGGGCGTACACGAAGGTCCTGAACGCCATCGAGGAGGGAGATCGAGTCGTGACCGGTGAAACCGGTATCAGGGTCCGGCCACCCGAACGACCGCGGGGCAGGGAGGGCGCGTTCGGCTTCATGCAGGGCGGGGTCTCCTCCGAGCGCCCCTCGAAGTCAACCATCAGCAAAGTCGCCGACGCCATCGCCGAGACCAAGCGCGAGGGCGGCTCCGTGCTCGCGGTCTGTGGCCCCGCCCTCATCCACTCCGGAGCTAGAGAAGCGCTCGCACGGCTGGTTCGCGAGGGGTACGTCGACATGCTCTCGGCGGGCAACGGCTTCGCGGTCCACGACCTCGAACGCGACGTCTACGGCACCTCGCTCGGGATGGACACCGAGACCCTCGACCACCCCCGGAAAGGCCACAAACACCACATCTACACCATCAGCCAGGTCATTCGTGCGGGCTCGATCGGTGACGCGGTCGAACAGGGACTGGTCGAATCCGGCGTGATGTACGAGTGCGTGACCAACGACCGGCCGTTCGTGCTCGCGGGCTCGATCCGGGACGACGGCCCGCTTCCCGACACCATGACCGACGCGGTCGAAGCCCAGAACGCGATCCGCGAGCAGGCCCACGAGGCCGACATGGTGTTGATGCTCTCGACCCTGCTCCACTCCGTCGCGGTCGGCAACTGTCTGCCCTCCTCGACCCGGGTGATCTGCGTCGACATCAACCCCGCCACCGTGACCCAGCTCCTCGACCGTGGCTCCGCGCAGGCCGTCGGGATGGTCACCGATGTGGGGACGTTCGTGCCGATCCTCGCCGAACAGCTGCTCGACGAATAG
- a CDS encoding fumarylacetoacetate hydrolase family protein, whose translation MRLARARTTDGVVAGEHDGGAVMANGTSYPLDAPDVELLAPCEPSAFFCVGRNFAATIDQMGYDKPDRPDFFIKPPVSRHPPDRPIEYPEFTDELTYAGELAAVIDEPCTNLTPEEVTDVVRGYTVMNDLDALDQDGRTARKAFDGSAPLGPWIETDVDPSEIEMETVINDEVRQEATTEQMLFDPHEVVSFLSERFTFAPGDVIAFGSPANPGLIEPGDEIAITYEGVGTLTNTVE comes from the coding sequence ATGCGACTCGCACGCGCTCGGACGACCGACGGGGTCGTCGCCGGCGAACACGACGGCGGCGCAGTGATGGCGAACGGCACGAGCTACCCACTCGACGCGCCCGACGTCGAACTCCTCGCCCCCTGCGAGCCGTCCGCCTTCTTCTGTGTGGGCCGGAACTTCGCGGCCACGATCGACCAGATGGGCTACGACAAACCCGACCGACCGGACTTCTTCATCAAACCGCCCGTCTCGCGCCATCCGCCCGACCGTCCGATCGAGTACCCCGAATTCACGGACGAACTCACCTACGCGGGCGAACTCGCGGCCGTCATCGACGAGCCGTGTACCAACCTCACGCCCGAGGAGGTCACGGACGTGGTGCGCGGCTACACGGTCATGAACGACCTCGACGCGCTCGACCAGGACGGCCGCACCGCGCGGAAGGCCTTCGACGGCTCCGCGCCGCTCGGCCCGTGGATCGAGACCGATGTGGACCCTTCAGAAATCGAGATGGAGACCGTGATCAACGACGAGGTGCGCCAGGAGGCCACGACGGAGCAGATGTTGTTCGACCCCCACGAGGTGGTCTCGTTCCTCTCGGAGCGGTTCACCTTCGCACCGGGCGACGTGATAGCCTTCGGCAGCCCGGCGAATCCCGGCCTCATCGAACCCGGCGACGAGATCGCGATCACCTACGAGGGCGTCGGAACCCTCACAAACACCGTCGAGTAA